In Fusobacteria bacterium ZRK30, the DNA window GACAGACCCAATTTACAACCCTATGCATTGGGACTTTTAGCAACTTTAGTTACGTTAGATCTAGGGTTATTAGCTTTTCAACTAGGTGAAATAGATGTCATAAAGACATTATGCAAAAAAACTTTTAAATATGGGATGATCACATACTTTATAACTGATTATTCTAGTTTAGTGAATGTTCTTATTGATTCATTTATTAAAATAGGAGAAGTTGCTTTAGGTGGAAAATCAGGTATCGAGTTCTTTAGAAGTCCCACTAAAATAATTGATATAGGAGTAAATCTAACTGCGGATATATTAGATAAAGTTCGAGATATGGGGATAACAAAATTAGGAGATATAGTAGTTAGTTATTTTTATATAGCTGTTATTTTAGTTGTTATATTTTTTATGGCTCTTTCAATATTTATAGCATGGATGGAGTTTTTTGCAATAGTGGGAATAGGAGTTATCTTTTTACCTTTTGCAGTATTAAATAAAACGGCATTTTTAGCAGAAAAAGTATTTTCTTTAGTATTGAATTTATCAATAAAATTAATGGTTTTATCACTGATTTTAAATCTATCGGTTGATTTTCTAACTTCTTTCACTACACAGGAGGCAGTACTGAATGCGCATCAGGATAGTATCTATAAGGTTTCATCTTTAGGGACCTTGATGTTCTTAATGCTTAAATGTCCTAGCCTTGTGGCTAGTTTATTATCTGGTTCACCTAACCTGAGTGGGAATGATGTTGCCACACTAGGAGGAGCTACAGGAAAATCTATTATTAGTAATACGAGAGAAGGAATACAAAAAGCTGGCAATTTTAAAGAAGGATTAAAAGGAAATGCTTCTTCTAGAACATCTATGTCTAATTTAGCAGGAAGAGGGGCTAATATTATGGGAAAAGGCGGAATGGGATTAGGAAGAGCAGGTGTTAGTTTAGGTAAAAAGTTTACAGGGAAAAAATAAAAACCTATAGCATAAATTAAAACAAAAATAAAGCACCTTAGTGAGGGCTAGATCTGTGTTTAATTTAGTAAAATATGTAGTTAGCTAGGAAAAAATAATGAAGGAGGAAATAAATGAAAAAAATATTGTTAGTATTAGGATTAGTAGGGATCTTAATAGGATGTGGAATGAAAACATATTCACCAGAGGAAAAGAGAGAGTTAATATTAAAAAGCTACTCAGATGATAAAGCTACAAGAGAAGCAGCAGCAGAAAAATATTATGAGATACTTAGGGAATTATCTAAATTAGAAAGCGATGGCAATGAAAAGGCTCACGATGAGTATAAGGAATGGAGATCAACACTTGAAAAAGTATCTAGAGAAGTCAGAATAAAAAGAAGGGCAATTTCAAAAGTAAACTTTAGGAAAGAATATAATGACATTACTGAAGAAGAATATAAAAAAGAATTAATAGAGGCAACAAAAGATCCGGAAGCTTATTTAGACAGAATAGAGAAAGAAAAAACGACTTTTCCACATTTTAAATAGGAGGGGGTCAAAATTAAGAAGAAGTTTATTATTATATTCATCCTAGGAGTGATTTTGTTATCTAGATTTTTTACGTATAACATTAGTGATTCTATGCCAAAAGGCTTTTATTTCCTTTCACCAAAGGTTGAAAATATAAAAAAAGAAGATATTGTAGTAATACCTATTGATAGGTTAGATAAAGAGATCCAAAACATGATGTATGATAGAGGTTATTTACCTAGATTTACTAAATATCTTATTAAAGAGGTTAAAGGAACGTATAATGACGATGTTTACCTAAAAGCAGATGAACTTCATATATCAGGAGAACGATTTAAAGTACAAACACACGATACATTAAAAAGACCTCTTCCGGTATTAAACAATGATGATTTTACTCTAAAGGAAGATGAGTTTCTAACTTTAGGAGTCAAAAAAAACTCTTTTGATTCTAGATATTTTGGGAAAATTAAAAAGGATCAAATTAAATATATGGCTAAGAAAGTAAATAACAAATATTTTAAAATTAAGGCTAATAAAGATAGTCATTGATTAGAGTAATGCTCTAAATAAATTTTAAAATTATATTAGGTTAGTGAGCAAGAGCTCAAGGTCTGTTAGAAAAAGTAATCGTTGGTTACTTTCTTTAACAGACCTTTTATTTTACTAATAAATTAGGGAGGCAGCATGAAAAAAAGAATAGCAATTCTTGCGCTAATAGCTATATCAAACTTAGCTAATGCACAATTAAATGAAAATCAAAATGAATTTATTAAAGTAAATCAGAACAACTTATTAAATGATGAGGAAAGATTTCAAGAAAATAAAATATTAGTGTTTGGGAATTTTAATTTCTACAATAAAAATAGTAGACACTCTAACAATTTTAAAAGAAAGGGTTCCGTAAAACCTCCAATAACACCAGAAGTAGATCTATCAAGGCCAATAGAGGATTATGAACCGCTAAGACCAGAAAAAGATCCATCAAGGCCAATAGAGGATTATGAGCCACTAAGACCAGAAAGAGATCCTTTAAGACCGATAGAAGACTTTGAACCGATAACACCAGAAAGAGATCCACTAAGACCGATAGAAGATTTTGAACCGATAACACCAGAAATTCCAGTAATACCAATAATGATTTGGGAAGATGGAAAAGAGATTAGAGGAACTTCATATACTTTAACTCATGATATTACAACAACTGAAAGAAATGATGGGTTAAAAACTAAAGGTGGAGAAATTATAAATGAGGCAACTATTACAATGGGGAATGAATTTTCTTTTGGAATGACTGTTGAAGATGGCGGTTCAGGTGTGAACAACGGAACTATTAATGCTTCTAATGGGGTTAAAGCTTCAGAAGGAGGGACACTTATTAATAATGGATTAATTTCTTTAACAGAAGTAAATACTTCTAAAAGTGGGATGCAAGCTTATACTTTAGGAGAGGTTATTAATGAAGAATCTGGAAATATAGCAATAAATGCTAATGGTGGAACTTGGAGCTATGGTATACGGACTTTTGAGAACACATCTGCAATAAATAAAGGAAATATTACTGTAAATGGTGATTATGGGAAAGGAATGCATGCAAAGAATAAAGGAAATATAGTTAATAAAAAAGTTATAAATATAGATAATGATGGTGATGGGATGATCGCCAATTATGAGAGTACAGCAATAAATAAAGGAACAATTAATATAAATGGTGATTATGGAATTGGTATCGAAGTTACAAAGGGAGCAACAGGAATAAATGATGATTTGGGGATAATTAACCTTAATGCTAATAATGGAATAGGAATTAAAGTTGATGGAGTAGGTAGTTCATACGTTAATAATGGTGATATAAATATTGCTTCTGAAACTACAGGAAACCAAGAGATTGTTTTATCTGGTGGAGCGACTTTTTCAAATTCAGGGTCTATAGTTGCTGATGGAGAGTTTAACACTAATCAAATGGGGAATGGTCAATTTATTATGTCAGATGGAGGAAGCCTGGAAGCAGATAAAATAAAGGGTGATATCTATGCTAGTGGAGCTTTAGCAATGGGCGGATATGATGATATTTACAGTACATATAAGATGTTGAAGACAACTAATTTAGAAGGTGACATAATCTCTAATTCTGCTATGTTTGATGCTCATTTTACTGAAAATAAAGGTGAAAATGGTTTTTATGATGTTGTCCTGGATAGAAAAGATTTTAACACTATAGTTAGTAATGATCAATTGGGTGAAATTTTAGAAAATAACTATGAAGATAATGGAGATAAATTTAAAGAGGATTACTATGATGCTCTAAAACTAGTGACAACAGAAAAAGGCTTGAATAAAGCTGCTAAAGATAGTTATGGGATGTCTTACTACCCAACATTAGCTAAGCAGACTTTCGAAATAATAAACGATAGTAATCAAGTAATAGTTAATAATGTTATAGATAATGTGAAGTATAGAGAAGTAGATGAAACTATAGCACCAGGGGATAAAAGAGTTGTCAAAGATAAAGAGAAGGGGTGGGGAAATAAAGATAATTTAAAATTAATTTAGGAGGTAGAGATGAAGGATTTCTATAGAAAAGAAGATTTAATGAAGATTTTAGATATATCGGAAAATACAGCATATAAGATAATAAGAGAGTTAAATGCAGAGCTAAAAGAGCAGGGGTATAAAACTATATGTGGCAGGTTACATAGAAAATACTTTGATAAACGTTATAGGATTAATTAAATTATGAGTGTATATAAAGATAAGATAAGGAATAGCTGGTATGTAGAAATAAGGTATAAAACTTATAATAATGAACAGAAAAAAAAGAAAAAAAGAGGCTTTAAAACAAAGAAGGGAGCAAAGGAGTGGGAAATTAAATTTCTTTCTCAAGAAAATGAAACAAGTTCAATGTTAGGCTTTAAACAATTAGCAGAAATTTATTTAGAAGATATACAAGTAAGAGTAAAAGCTAGTACTTTTGCAAGGAAAAAAAGAGTATTTACCGGGAAGCTTATACCATATTTCAAAGATAAATTAATTCAAGATATTACACCTGCAGCTATAAAAAAATGGCAAAATCATGAATTACAAAATGAATATACAAAAAGTTATTTTAAAACCTTACAAAAAGAATTGAGTGCAATATTTAATTATGCAGTTAAATTTTATGGAGTGAAAGAAAATCCTGTTAAAGTAACCGGAGGAGTTCAAGAATCACCTTTATTAAAAGATAAAAAAGTAACTAATATAATTACTCCTGAGATATACAAAAGGTTTATAAGGGAGATTAAAACGTTTGATAATAGTGAAATTTCACTTATATTTTCTCTACTGTATTATACTGGTTGCCGAATAGGTGAAGTATTAGCTCTAAATAGAAAAGATATAAATTTTGATGATGGTAGTATAAAGATAAATAAGACTTATTCAAAAATTGATAAGAAAGGATATATTACAAAACCAAAAACTAAATCATCAGTTAGAGTTATAAAAGTTCCAGATTTTTTGATGGATGATTTAAAGGTATATATAGATACTCTATATGACAAGGAAATAAAAAGAATTTTTCAAGTTAGTAGAACCAATTTACATAGACGTAAAAATCTGACAATAAAAAAATTGAAACTAAAACAATTCAGCCTACATGATTTTAGGCATAGCCACGCTTCGATACTTTTTCAAAGCGGAGTAAACATTGTTAAAATTTCAAAAAGATTAGGTCATGAAAGTATAAAGATGACCTTAGATACATATTCACATTTAGTAGATACTGATGAAGATAAGGTGTTAGAAGTTTTAAATAAATTAAACAATATTTAAACTTTTGTCCCCAAATTGTCTCCACAGATTTATCAGCTCAATAAACGCAGTTGTTAAAATCAAAAATGGCGCACCTAATAGGAATCGAACCCATAACCCTCTGATCCGAAGTCAGATGCTCTATCCAATTGAGCTATAGATGCAAACCAAGTAGGGTTAGTTTACCTTAATTACAGTGTTATGTCAACCAGAATTATTAATGAGATTTAAGATTGGAGGGAAAATATGAAAAAACTATATATATTATTAATTATAATAGTATCTCTCTATGGTTGTAGTGCTAAAGAAGTAGTTCTTCCTGTAGAGGTAAAATTAACAATAATAGAAAATACAGAGGCCGAGAAGAGTATACCTCTAGAGTTAAAAACAGTACCATTATATGAAAGAAATATTGAGTATACCGGAGAGTTACCACCAGTAGACTATTTGTTCACTAATTCCAGAGTTAATATAAGAAGTAAACCATCAATAAATGGAAGAATCCTGGGCAGGACAAAGGTCAAAGAAAAAATAGAGGTCATAGGTAAGGTCGTGGGAGACAGGACTAGAAATAATAGGTTATGGTATAAGGTCAGTTATAAAAACTATATTGGATACCTCCATTCTTCTCTAATAGTAAAGAGAGAATTCAGGTTTGAAGAGATGGCAAAAAGAGCAAGAAATTTAGATCTTTTTATTGCAGAAGCCAAGGCAAATAACCGGAGTATTGAAAGGGTCATCCAATATATTCCGGGTTCAAGTGAGGAAGATGGGACCCCTGTAGATATGTATGGAAATAGGGGGGAACAAAGCATTGTAGGTATTTATACAAATCCAAGTGGGAAAAGTTCTTTGAGATACCTTTCAGATGGAAGGATCGTTTCAATAAAAAAAAGAGATCCAAGGGATGTACTTGTGACTATCCCAGATTCCATGAGAGTATATAGGATAGAGAGTGGGAAAACCCGAAGGATAGATATAGATAAGGGGATAAACAGAGTTATATTGATTGATTTGAAAAATCAAAACCAG includes these proteins:
- a CDS encoding type IV secretion system protein — translated: MGLLATLVTLDLGLLAFQLGEIDVIKTLCKKTFKYGMITYFITDYSSLVNVLIDSFIKIGEVALGGKSGIEFFRSPTKIIDIGVNLTADILDKVRDMGITKLGDIVVSYFYIAVILVVIFFMALSIFIAWMEFFAIVGIGVIFLPFAVLNKTAFLAEKVFSLVLNLSIKLMVLSLILNLSVDFLTSFTTQEAVLNAHQDSIYKVSSLGTLMFLMLKCPSLVASLLSGSPNLSGNDVATLGGATGKSIISNTREGIQKAGNFKEGLKGNASSRTSMSNLAGRGANIMGKGGMGLGRAGVSLGKKFTGKK
- a CDS encoding transcriptional regulator — encoded protein: MKDFYRKEDLMKILDISENTAYKIIRELNAELKEQGYKTICGRLHRKYFDKRYRIN
- a CDS encoding site-specific integrase, whose protein sequence is MSVYKDKIRNSWYVEIRYKTYNNEQKKKKKRGFKTKKGAKEWEIKFLSQENETSSMLGFKQLAEIYLEDIQVRVKASTFARKKRVFTGKLIPYFKDKLIQDITPAAIKKWQNHELQNEYTKSYFKTLQKELSAIFNYAVKFYGVKENPVKVTGGVQESPLLKDKKVTNIITPEIYKRFIREIKTFDNSEISLIFSLLYYTGCRIGEVLALNRKDINFDDGSIKINKTYSKIDKKGYITKPKTKSSVRVIKVPDFLMDDLKVYIDTLYDKEIKRIFQVSRTNLHRRKNLTIKKLKLKQFSLHDFRHSHASILFQSGVNIVKISKRLGHESIKMTLDTYSHLVDTDEDKVLEVLNKLNNI
- a CDS encoding SH3 domain-containing protein, which gives rise to MKKLYILLIIIVSLYGCSAKEVVLPVEVKLTIIENTEAEKSIPLELKTVPLYERNIEYTGELPPVDYLFTNSRVNIRSKPSINGRILGRTKVKEKIEVIGKVVGDRTRNNRLWYKVSYKNYIGYLHSSLIVKREFRFEEMAKRARNLDLFIAEAKANNRSIERVIQYIPGSSEEDGTPVDMYGNRGEQSIVGIYTNPSGKSSLRYLSDGRIVSIKKRDPRDVLVTIPDSMRVYRIESGKTRRIDIDKGINRVILIDLKNQNQGIFLKKEGVWQLISYSLVTSGINNNRDSYETPKGYFLVGNTVRQVIFPYEEKVKKQDLGGEVVEDITEEGLDEENNEEDYEIVKKYSRANYGIRFSGGGYIHGIPLKDDIVEKLGNEKAVRERKERAIITLGTYKRSHKCVRSPEEHESFLYHDFVGYDPKYEGKWWRLPKQNVAVIVF
- a CDS encoding S26 family signal peptidase — translated: MLGVILLSRFFTYNISDSMPKGFYFLSPKVENIKKEDIVVIPIDRLDKEIQNMMYDRGYLPRFTKYLIKEVKGTYNDDVYLKADELHISGERFKVQTHDTLKRPLPVLNNDDFTLKEDEFLTLGVKKNSFDSRYFGKIKKDQIKYMAKKVNNKYFKIKANKDSH